A window of the Zeugodacus cucurbitae isolate PBARC_wt_2022May chromosome 4, idZeuCucr1.2, whole genome shotgun sequence genome harbors these coding sequences:
- the LOC105220951 gene encoding NEDD4 family-interacting protein 1, protein MSDNQQTTPPKSQGEELGPPKADFSAPPPYEFVNNTGGMPQQQQQQQNATIQQQLQHQQLPPPYLQVSLPPINSSLAPPPPPGGVMMPGDMPIMQPDVKLPSYEEVQRQKSANGELLFMNAHVLPPHMRDSTAPPANGTTNATNGTAPALTFIAIDASDAETLTSNNDNSLLGTDAMFILAFMVAFLFNWIGFLMLTCFCQTIAARYGALSGFGLSLAKWTLIVKNSTELASHENSWLWWLTMAFGFLICIRAFLQYVSIKRTWRLLSTSAQERLLFFY, encoded by the coding sequence ATGTCGGACAATCAACAGACGACACCGCCCAAATCGCAAGGGGAGGAGCTGGGTCCGCCAAAAGCCGACTTTAGCGCACCGCCACCCTATGAGTTCGTCAATAACACCGGCGGcatgccgcagcagcagcagcagcagcaaaatgcaacaattcaacaacaactacagcatcAGCAGTTGCCACCACCTTATCTACAGGTGTCGTTGCCACCGATAAACTCGTCGCTagcaccgccaccaccaccaggcGGCGTTATGATGCCTGGCGATATGCCAATAATGCAACCCGATGTCAAATTGCCCTCATATGAAGAGGTGCAGCGGCAGAAATCCGCAAACGGTGAATTACTATTCATGAATGCACACGTGCTGCCACCACATATGCGTGACAGCACTGCGCCGCCGGCCAATGGCACCACCAATGCAACCAATGGCACAGCGCCAGCTTTAACATTCATCGCCATCGATGCGTCGGATGCTGAGACTTTGAccagcaacaatgacaacagttTGCTCGGCACCGATGCCATGTTCATATTGGCCTTCATGGTGGCATTCCTCTTCAATTGGATTGGCTTTTTGATGCTCACCTGCTTTTGTCAGACAATTGCCGCACGCTATGGTGCATTATCCGGCTTCGGTTTGTCGCTGGCCAAATGGACGCTCATTGTTAAGAATTCCACAGAGTTGGCATCGCATGAGAACTCTTGGCTGTGGTGGCTAACCATGGCATTTggctttttaatttgtatacgcGCATTCCTGCAGTATGTATCGATTAAGCGCACTTGGCGATTGCTTAGCACATCGGCGCAAGAGCGTTTGCTATTTTTCTACTAG
- the LOC105220950 gene encoding protein spitz, translating to MPDRRRTTSTIHPMDAERLLGIFLALIVLSPFAGACSSRAIQKPAPPPPLPTAAPSEAAEASTTPRPNITFPIYSCPPTYAAWYCLNDATCFTVEIHNEILYNCECATGFMGPRCEYKEIDGSYLPTRQRAMLETASIASGATLALLVVVILCLMWYIRYDKQRQKLNESAEAAHDNEGLDQVDGMTRLPLRRPFGEHHYKTLPLAAAFKR from the coding sequence atgcccGACCGACGACGGACAACATCAACCATACATCCAATGGATGCCGAACGTTTACTCGGCATTTTTCTAGCACTTATCGTGCTGTCACCCTTCGCGGGCGCTTGTTCGAGTCGTGCCATACAGAAACCGGCGCCGCCACCACCCTTACCAACGGCCGCACCATCCGAAGCGGCCGAGGCGTCCACAACACCGCGCCCCAACATCACATTCCCCATTTATAGCTGTCCGCCGACATATGCCGCTTGGTATTGCCTAAATGATGCCACTTGCTTCACAGTTGAAATTCATAATGAGATACTCTACAATTGTGAGTGTGCCACCGGTTTTATGGGACCGCGTTGTGAGTACAAAGAGATCGATGGCTCATATTTGCCGACACGTCAACGTGCCATGCTCGAGACGGCCAGCATTGCGAGTGGTGCCACATTGGCGTTGCTGGTGGTGGTCATACTATGTCTAATGTGGTATATACGCTATGATAAGCAACGGCAAAAGTTGAATGAGAGCGCAGAGGCGGCACACGACAATGAGGGACTCGATCAAGTAGACGGTATGACGCGCTTACCGTTGCGTCGGCCATTCGGTGAACATCATTACAAAACATTACCGCTAGCTGCAGCCTTTAAACGTTAA
- the LOC105220952 gene encoding DNA replication licensing factor Mcm7, whose amino-acid sequence MSKRDYIQDKESVKTFLSEFCKEDDNGKKQFVYANQLVKLAHREQVLLTIDLDHVSEFNEELAESIISNSRRYASMFSDAIAELLPTFKEREVTAKDALDVYIEHRLLMESRSRNPMEQHDQRNNFPPELMKRFEVAFKPHSNEKAKSIREIKAEHIGKLVTVRGIVTRCTEVKPMMVVATYTCDRCGSETYQPVNSLTFIPVQDCPSDDCRINKAGGRLYLQTRGSKFVKFQEIKIQEHSDQVPVGHIPRTMTVMCRGEVTRMAQPGDHVLISGVFLPLIRSGFRQIIQGLLSETFLHAYRIVCINKNDEASDQEAELTPEELQELAQDDFYERLATSLAPEIYGHLDVKKALLLLLVGGVDKRPDGMRIRGNINICLMGDPGVAKSQLLSYISRLAIRSQYTTGRGSSGVGLTAAVMKDPLTGEMMLEGGALVLADQGVCCIDEFDKMAEHDRTAIHEVMEQQTISIAKAGIMTTLNARVSILAAANPAFGRYNPRRTVEQNIQLPAALLSRFDLLWLMQDKPDRDNDLRLAKHITYVHSHNKQPPTRVKALDMNLMRRYINLCKRKNPTIPDELTEYIVGAYVELRREARNQKDMTFTSARNLLGILRLSTALARLRLSDKVEKDDVAEALRLLEMSKDSLNQLHEHQKGHVPNTSDKIFAVVRELAGSSNTVKIADVIDRCTTKGFKPDQVDKCIEDYEELNVWQVNMARTKITFM is encoded by the exons ATGTCAAAACGGGATTACATACAAGATAAAG AATCCGTGAAGACATTTTTGTCTGAATTTTGCAAAGAGGATGATAACGGCAAGAAACAATTCGTTTACGCCAATCAACTGGTGAAGCTTGCACACCGCGAACAAGTACTACTTACAATAGATCTAGATCATGTATCGGAATTTAATGAAGAGCTCGCCGAGTCCATCATTAGTAATAGCAGACGCTATGCGAGTATGTTTAGCGACGCCATTGCGGAATTGTTGCCTACCTTCAAAGAACGTGAAGTGACCGCCAAAGACGCTTTGGATGTGTACATTGAACATCGTTTGTTAATGGAATCACGTTCGCGCAATCCCATGGAACAACATGATCAGCGCAATAATTTCCCACCGGAGTTGATGAAGCGATT TGAAGTGGCTTTCAAACCGCACTCCAATGAAAAAGCCAAGTCCATACGTGAAATCAAAGCAGAACATATTGGAAAATTGGTGACCGTGCGTGGCATTGTAACGCGTTGCACAGAAGTTAAACCCATGATGGTTGTGGCTACATACACATGCGATCGTTGCGGTTCTGAGACGTATCAGCCAGTAAATTCGCTTACATTCATACCGGTGCAAGATTGTCCCTCTGATGATTGTCGCATTAACAAAGCTGGTGGACGTTTGTACTTACAAACGCGTGGCTCTAAATTCGTTAAATTTcaggaaataaaaatacagGAGCACAGCGATCAAGTACCCGTGGGACATATACCACGCACAATGACTGTTATGTGTCGTGGTGAAGTGACACGCATGGCACAACCTGGTGACCATGTTTTAATCTCTGGCGTTTTTCTGCCTTTGATACGTTCCGGATTCCGCCAAATAATACAGGGCTTACTATCGGAGACATTCCTGCATGCATAT CGCATtgtatgtattaataaaaatgaCGAAGCGAGTGATCAAGAGGCCGAACTCACCCCCGAAGAACTACAAGAGTTGGCTCAAGATGATTTCTACGAACGTCTCGCCACCAGCTTGGCACCTGAAATTTATGGACACTTGGATGTAAAGAAAGCTTTACTGTTGCTTTTAGTCGGCGGCGTAGATAAACGTCCAGATGGTATGCGTATTCGTGGTAATATAAATATCTGCCTGATGGGCGATCCTGGTGTTGCCAAATCACAACTGCTCAGCTACATAAGTCGTTTAGCGATACGTTCACAATATACCACTGGTCGTGGTTCATCGGGTGTCGGTTTGACAGCCGCCGTCATGAAAGATCCACTAACTGGCGAAATGATGCTCGAGGGTGGCGCACTAGTGCTTGCCGATCAAGGTGTGTGCTGCATTGACGAGTTCGACAAAATGGCCGAGCATGATCGTACCGCTATACACGAAGTTATGGAGCAACAGACAATCTCCATAGCTAAAGCTGGCATTATGACCACACTGAACGCACGTGTCTCCATATTGGCCGCCGCAAATCCTGCTTTCGGCCGTTACAACCCACGTCGCACAGTTGAGCAAAATATACAACTGCCTGCTGCGCTCTTATCACGTTTCGATTTGCTTTGGCTAATGCAGGATAAACCTGATCGTGATAATGATTTGCGTCTGGCCAAGCATATCACCTACGTGCATAGTCACAACAAGCAGCCACCGACACGTGTCAAGGCGCTCGACATGAATCTTATGCGCCGTTACATCAATCTATGCAAACGTAAGAACCCAACAATACCCGATGAGTTGACGGAATACATTGTAGGCGCTTATGTGGAGTTGCGCCGTGAAGCGCGCAATCAAAAAGACATGACCTTCACATCGGCACGTAATCTGCTGGGAATTCTGCGTTTATCCACTGCACTCGCGCGTCTACGTCTCTCGGACAAAGTTGAGAAGGATGATGTTGCCGAAGCGCTACGGCTTTTGGAAATGTCAAAGGATTCATTGAACCAACTGCATGAGCATCAAAAGGGACA CGTGCCCAATACATCGGACAAGATATTCGCTGTTGTGCGTGAGTTGGCTGGTTCGAGTAATACGGTTAAAATCGCTGATGTTATCGATCGCTGCACAACCAAAGGCTTCAAACCGGATCAGGTAGACAAATGCATTGAGGACTATGAGGAGCTGAACGTGTGGCAAGTCAATATGGCGCGCACAAAAATCACTTTCATGTAA